A window from Candidatus Nitrospira neomarina encodes these proteins:
- a CDS encoding cytochrome ubiquinol oxidase subunit I gives MSDLIAARSLMAMSLGFHIIFAVVGMAMPLLMVVAEWRWLKTEKAVYLIIAKRWAKGTAIFFAIGAVTGTVLSFQLGLLWPRFMEWAGPIIGPAFAIEGFAFFTEAIFLGIYLYGWQKVSPGAHLAAGGVVALSGIMSGVVVVMANGWMNTPRGFMMHGEIPANIDPVAALFNPSGLLQAPHMILAAFAATGFAVAGIHAFLLLRQPGNAFHQSALQIALVIGGISAILQPLSGDFLAKRVAEFQPLKLAAFEAQVETQQGAPFRIGGVWDSEREMFDYVLEIPYALSLLVTSDPNGQVIGLKDFPKENWPPIGITRTAFQLMVFIGFLMMGLALWGLWLMYKKNSFYQCRRFLQAMVLATPLGFLAIEAGWVATEVGRQPWVIVGYLKTADAVTPMPGLIIPLMIFGALYIFLACIVIWLMWRHVAATPDQFEMTSPREEVQPV, from the coding sequence ATGAGTGATCTAATCGCCGCCAGGTCCCTAATGGCCATGTCGCTGGGGTTTCACATTATTTTTGCGGTTGTGGGCATGGCCATGCCTCTTCTGATGGTTGTGGCCGAATGGCGTTGGCTGAAAACGGAGAAAGCCGTCTACCTGATCATTGCCAAACGCTGGGCCAAAGGCACGGCCATTTTTTTTGCCATTGGAGCCGTAACAGGCACCGTGTTGTCGTTCCAATTGGGACTACTCTGGCCCCGGTTTATGGAATGGGCCGGTCCCATCATTGGACCGGCCTTCGCCATCGAAGGGTTTGCGTTTTTTACGGAAGCCATATTTCTCGGGATCTATCTCTATGGATGGCAAAAGGTGAGTCCGGGTGCACACCTCGCGGCAGGAGGCGTGGTGGCGCTGAGTGGAATCATGTCCGGGGTCGTCGTCGTCATGGCAAACGGGTGGATGAATACCCCAAGAGGATTTATGATGCATGGCGAAATTCCGGCCAACATCGATCCCGTTGCCGCCCTCTTCAATCCCTCGGGTTTATTGCAGGCCCCGCACATGATCCTTGCCGCGTTTGCGGCTACTGGTTTTGCGGTGGCCGGCATTCATGCGTTTCTGCTTCTCCGCCAACCCGGCAATGCGTTTCATCAATCGGCTCTACAAATTGCCTTGGTCATCGGTGGAATCAGCGCCATTCTTCAACCGCTCAGCGGAGATTTCCTCGCCAAACGGGTGGCAGAATTCCAACCCCTAAAATTGGCGGCCTTTGAGGCCCAGGTCGAGACGCAACAGGGCGCGCCGTTTCGAATCGGCGGAGTTTGGGATTCAGAAAGAGAAATGTTTGACTATGTGCTGGAAATCCCTTATGCCTTGAGTTTACTCGTCACATCGGATCCCAACGGTCAGGTGATAGGTCTCAAGGATTTCCCCAAGGAAAACTGGCCCCCTATTGGAATTACCCGAACGGCGTTTCAACTCATGGTGTTCATCGGATTTTTAATGATGGGCCTGGCTCTCTGGGGCCTCTGGCTTATGTACAAGAAGAACTCTTTCTATCAATGCCGGCGATTCCTCCAAGCGATGGTGTTGGCAACCCCATTAGGCTTTTTGGCGATCGAAGCCGGTTGGGTAGCAACGGAAGTGGGCCGGCAACCCTGGGTCATTGTGGGCTATCTGAAAACCGCAGACGCCGTCACACCCATGCCGGGATTGATCATTCCCCTGATGATTTTTGGCGCTTTGTATATTTTCCTGGCCTGTATCGTGATCTGGTTGATGTGGCGCCATGTCGCAGCCACTCCCGATCAGTTTGAGATGACTTCCCCGCGGGAGGAGGTGCAACCGGTCTAA
- a CDS encoding cytochrome d ubiquinol oxidase subunit II translates to MELEIALANVLLIALTFYALLGGADFGAGVWHLLARGPTRRAQHQLIGEAIGPIWEANHVWLILIVTIVFTAFPEAYVHISTTLHIPLTILVIGIVLRGSAFAFRHYDIKDDDIHLRWDQLFAISSFISPFLLGMIIGAITTGHFPVNPASFFDGFIAPWLQPFPLGMGLLTLLLFSYLAATYLLVETRDPTLQKIFRKRAITAVLLAGILEEAVLYLGRSGAPRLWGELTTSLWGVFIQLGVGSLTIAAILLLLTQRYWWARTFAILQVTLTIWTWGIAQFPYLIPPNLTVFNTAAPEVTLHFIAGALLVGTLLLFPSLFYLFRIFKGNTLFRHKGHHG, encoded by the coding sequence ATGGAACTGGAAATCGCTCTTGCCAATGTCTTACTGATCGCCCTGACGTTTTACGCCTTGCTCGGCGGGGCAGACTTTGGAGCCGGGGTATGGCACCTCCTGGCCAGAGGTCCCACCAGGCGGGCGCAACATCAGTTGATCGGGGAAGCCATCGGACCGATCTGGGAAGCCAATCATGTATGGTTGATTCTGATCGTGACGATCGTCTTCACGGCTTTCCCAGAGGCGTATGTGCATATTTCCACCACACTGCATATTCCTCTGACTATCCTGGTCATCGGCATCGTCCTTCGCGGATCAGCGTTTGCCTTTCGTCACTATGATATTAAAGATGATGACATTCACCTCAGGTGGGATCAACTGTTTGCCATTTCCAGTTTCATCAGCCCTTTCCTTCTGGGCATGATCATTGGCGCCATTACCACCGGCCACTTTCCCGTCAACCCTGCAAGCTTTTTTGATGGGTTCATCGCTCCCTGGCTGCAACCTTTTCCGTTAGGCATGGGATTGTTGACCCTCTTGCTGTTTTCTTATCTGGCAGCCACGTACCTTCTTGTGGAAACCCGTGATCCCACACTGCAGAAGATTTTCCGGAAACGGGCGATTACTGCAGTCCTCCTGGCGGGCATACTGGAAGAAGCCGTGTTGTACCTGGGAAGGTCCGGGGCGCCGCGACTCTGGGGAGAGTTGACGACCAGCCTCTGGGGAGTGTTCATTCAACTCGGCGTCGGCAGTTTGACGATTGCAGCTATCCTATTGCTCCTCACGCAGCGCTACTGGTGGGCACGGACCTTTGCTATCCTGCAAGTCACCCTGACGATTTGGACATGGGGCATCGCACAATTCCCCTATTTGATCCCCCCCAACCTGACGGTCTTCAATACTGCCGCTCCCGAGGTCACCCTGCATTTTATCGCAGGGGCGTTATTGGTTGGCACACTGTTGCTGTTCCCTTCACTGTTTTATCTGTTTCGAATTTTTAAAGGGAACACCTTGTTCCGGCATAAGGGGCACCATGGATAA
- a CDS encoding thiol-disulfide oxidoreductase DCC family protein encodes MDKKASTGHCQTSPDVHPKVMPHSGGTKPYPLTVYFDGDCPICRREIDLMKIFNRKKHLEFIDFAASSYHPAEHRLSPCDLGQVIHARWADGTLITGVEVFREMWEAIGLRTLARLARRPTINKLLVRAYDWFARNRLRLTGRG; translated from the coding sequence ATGGATAAGAAGGCCTCTACGGGACACTGCCAAACATCCCCAGATGTGCACCCCAAGGTCATGCCCCATTCCGGGGGAACCAAACCCTATCCCTTGACCGTGTACTTTGATGGCGACTGTCCAATTTGTCGTCGTGAGATCGATCTCATGAAAATATTCAACCGGAAGAAACATCTGGAATTCATCGATTTTGCGGCTTCCTCCTACCATCCGGCAGAACACAGATTGAGCCCCTGTGATTTGGGCCAGGTCATTCATGCCCGGTGGGCAGATGGAACGCTCATTACCGGAGTGGAGGTGTTCAGGGAAATGTGGGAAGCCATCGGATTGCGCACGCTCGCACGATTGGCCCGGCGGCCCACGATCAACAAACTTCTGGTTCGGGCGTATGACTGGTTTGCCAGAAACCGGTTACGCCTGACCGGCCGCGGCTGA
- a CDS encoding cryptochrome/photolyase family protein: MNVFFRILNSFGTGENGRSWILVLEDQLSDDIGPLSREDPQGLGAVFIESHWKLKRRPYHKQKIAFHLLNLRHFALEQAKRGVAVRYQTTPEPLRETLKPLIRELGSLRVMEPAELEVRQDLDPLVKRGLVTFIPHEGWLTSRHDFEEGAGKEPPWRMDTFYRFVRKHTGILMEGPRPMGGKYSFDTENRNPWKGNPCPTQEFRFPPHPIKTEVVTLVESKFADHPGTLHPEFLPGTKQDALRQWRWAKTHCLPHFGPYEDAMAEKEQTLFHTRMAALLNIHRLLPWRVIKDVEAIKLPLASKEGFIRQVLGWREFVRHVHQATDGFRNHFPKADVPGHAGYNKWVRPKWKASRHVPDLDGGAAPSFLGAMNPLPAAFWGTASGLHCLDQVIGQVWEHGYSHHITRLMILANIATLLDVSPRELTDWFWMAYVDAFDWVVEPNVLAMGTFGTGPFMTTKPYISGAAYIHRMSDFCTGCAFNPKTNCPITNLYWAFLERHKKQLQSNPRLMLPLRNLQKRGPATIRKDRQIFTMVRRELEKSTSLTPAHLLLFE, from the coding sequence ATGAATGTATTTTTCAGAATACTGAACTCCTTTGGAACGGGGGAAAACGGGAGGAGCTGGATTCTCGTTTTAGAGGACCAACTTTCCGATGACATTGGCCCCTTGAGCCGGGAAGATCCTCAGGGCCTTGGTGCTGTGTTCATCGAGTCGCATTGGAAACTAAAAAGAAGGCCCTACCACAAACAAAAAATCGCCTTTCATCTTCTCAACCTGCGTCATTTCGCACTCGAACAGGCGAAGCGGGGTGTGGCCGTTCGCTACCAAACGACCCCCGAACCCTTGCGAGAAACGTTAAAACCCCTCATTCGGGAATTAGGCTCTTTGCGGGTCATGGAACCCGCGGAACTGGAAGTCAGGCAGGATCTTGATCCGCTCGTCAAAAGGGGTTTGGTCACCTTTATTCCTCATGAAGGTTGGTTAACCTCCAGACATGACTTTGAGGAGGGCGCGGGGAAAGAGCCTCCCTGGCGCATGGATACCTTCTATCGGTTCGTTCGAAAACACACCGGCATCCTGATGGAAGGTCCCCGCCCGATGGGCGGAAAATATAGTTTCGATACCGAAAATCGTAATCCCTGGAAAGGAAACCCGTGCCCTACTCAGGAATTCCGCTTTCCGCCCCATCCGATCAAGACCGAGGTCGTCACACTAGTTGAATCCAAATTTGCCGACCACCCCGGCACGCTTCACCCGGAATTCCTCCCGGGAACAAAACAAGATGCCCTCCGGCAATGGCGCTGGGCCAAAACACATTGTCTCCCACATTTCGGTCCCTATGAAGATGCCATGGCGGAAAAAGAACAGACGCTCTTTCATACCCGTATGGCCGCTCTCCTCAACATTCATCGTTTGCTGCCCTGGCGGGTTATTAAAGACGTCGAAGCCATAAAGCTCCCCTTGGCTTCCAAGGAAGGTTTTATCCGGCAGGTTCTAGGCTGGCGTGAATTTGTCCGGCATGTTCATCAAGCAACGGATGGGTTCAGGAATCACTTCCCCAAAGCAGACGTTCCCGGTCATGCCGGATACAACAAATGGGTTAGGCCAAAATGGAAGGCTTCCAGGCATGTCCCCGATCTGGATGGAGGGGCAGCTCCTTCATTCTTGGGAGCCATGAACCCTCTGCCCGCCGCCTTTTGGGGAACAGCGAGCGGCCTCCATTGTCTCGATCAAGTGATCGGTCAGGTCTGGGAACATGGCTATTCCCACCACATTACCAGGCTCATGATCCTTGCGAATATTGCCACTCTGCTCGATGTGTCTCCTCGTGAACTGACCGATTGGTTCTGGATGGCCTACGTTGATGCTTTTGATTGGGTCGTGGAACCGAATGTGCTGGCCATGGGAACCTTTGGAACGGGTCCTTTCATGACCACCAAACCCTATATTTCGGGAGCAGCCTATATCCATCGTATGAGTGATTTCTGCACCGGATGCGCCTTCAACCCCAAAACGAATTGCCCCATTACCAATTTATATTGGGCCTTTCTTGAGCGCCACAAAAAGCAATTGCAATCAAATCCCCGCCTCATGCTGCCACTTCGAAACTTGCAGAAACGAGGACCGGCCACCATTCGTAAAGATCGTCAAATCTTCACCATGGTGCGGCGTGAACTTGAAAAATCCACAAGCCTAACTCCTGCGCATCTGCTCCTTTTCGAATGA
- the nhaR gene encoding transcriptional activator NhaR, whose amino-acid sequence MLPYMEWLNYHHLLYFWVIAREGSIKRACEELNLSQPALSAQLRALEESLGEKLFNRVGRTLVLTEMGQVAYRYAEEIFSLGQEFTNLLKGRPTHRPLKLVVGIAEVVPKMVAYKLLESVYALREPVQIVCWEGRLDRLLGELALHALDLVLADTPIPATVKIQGHSHLLGESEVAVFAMKKIAAKYRKGFPKSLTGAPFLLPTSNSILRRGMDEWFARIGIVPRVIGEFEDSATMKAFGGAGQGIFPGSAVMAKEIARQYAVQKIGIVSGIREQFYAISAERRLKHPGVLAIVDSAEKTIFRRSGSA is encoded by the coding sequence ATGCTTCCGTACATGGAATGGTTAAATTACCATCATCTTCTGTATTTCTGGGTGATCGCGCGTGAAGGCAGCATTAAGCGTGCTTGTGAAGAGCTGAACCTCTCCCAACCTGCGTTGAGTGCTCAGCTTCGTGCGTTGGAAGAGTCCCTGGGAGAAAAATTGTTTAATCGGGTCGGACGAACCCTGGTCTTGACGGAAATGGGACAGGTGGCCTACCGGTATGCCGAGGAAATCTTTTCCCTGGGGCAGGAATTTACCAACCTTTTGAAAGGTCGACCGACTCATCGTCCTTTGAAATTAGTGGTAGGCATTGCCGAAGTGGTCCCCAAAATGGTGGCCTATAAACTGCTGGAATCGGTATATGCCCTTCGCGAGCCTGTGCAAATTGTCTGTTGGGAGGGACGGTTGGACAGGTTATTAGGAGAATTAGCCTTGCATGCGTTGGATCTCGTGTTGGCGGATACCCCCATTCCCGCCACTGTCAAAATCCAAGGGCACAGTCACCTTCTGGGAGAATCAGAGGTGGCCGTATTTGCGATGAAAAAAATTGCGGCGAAATATCGAAAAGGGTTTCCCAAATCGTTAACCGGAGCCCCATTTCTCCTGCCGACGAGTAATTCGATACTTCGTCGTGGGATGGATGAGTGGTTCGCACGCATTGGAATCGTTCCCAGAGTGATCGGGGAATTTGAAGATAGTGCCACCATGAAGGCATTCGGAGGGGCCGGCCAAGGCATTTTCCCGGGATCGGCTGTCATGGCCAAAGAGATTGCCCGGCAATATGCGGTGCAAAAAATCGGAATCGTTTCAGGTATCCGAGAGCAATTCTATGCCATCTCGGCTGAGCGACGCCTTAAACACCCTGGTGTGCTGGCCATTGTCGACTCAGCTGAAAAAACCATTTTTCGACGCTCCGGTTCAGCCTGA